The following nucleotide sequence is from Aggregicoccus sp. 17bor-14.
CACGCCGGACTGGATGCTGGGCTCCTTCTGGGCGCACCCGGAGCGCGTGCTGGATGCGCAGGCGCGCGCCGCGACCTCGGGCTTCGCGCGCATGGCGCCGGCCGTGGTGGAGCGCGTGGTGAAGCGGCTCACGCGCGACCTGCAGGACGGCAGCTGGGACGCGCGCCACGGGAGCCTGCGCACGCTGGAGGAGCTCGACGTGGGGCTGCGCCTGGTGGTCGCCACGCCGTCGTCTGCTTCATCGTCTTCGGCGAAGTGAGCGCAGCCGTCCCCTCTCACTCTGGGAGAGGGTCGGGGTGAGGGAAGGGGGCCTTCCCCCGCGTCCCCCGCTCCCGATGTCGAAACCGGTGCCTCTCGCGCGTCGTCTGGTCGAAGACGGCCGCCCGAGAGGGCCACACCGGAGAACGACATGCCGCAGAAGAAGCCCGCCGCGAAGGCAGTCCCCGTCAAGGGTCCCGCCTCCTACTTCCCCTCCATCGAGAAGACCTACGGGCGCCCCATCGCCGAGTGGAAGGCGCTCATCCGCAAGCGCGGCGGCGGCAAGCACATGGAGCTGGTCAGCTGGCTGAAGTCCGAGCACGGGCTCGGACACGGCCACGCCAACGCGCTCGTCGCGCACACCCTGCAGGAGGACGCGGGCGGCGCCAAGGGGTGACGGACCGCGCCGCGCGGGCGAGCGCGACCGACCCTGCCGCTCCTCGACCTGCTGGAAGCGAAGCGGCTGAGCGCTGTGCACGTGGCGGCGCCGCGATGAGCGGCACAGCTACTGAGCGGCGCGCGGGTATTCGGTGAGACGAACCGCGAACCAGGGCACGGGCTCGGCGCGGCATTCGTCACTGTCTGTATACGTTGCGCAGCGCCGCGCGAGTGCATGGTCGTCGAAGAGGCCCTGGGCGTTGAGCCGCGCTCCGAAGCGCTCGAAATAGTCCCGCGCGAGGCCGTTGCAGTGGAACGAATGCAGGCTGCACCCGTGCTCGCATCCGAGGACCTCGGAGCCCAGCCGGATGCCTCCCTGCGGGGGCGCGGTGCGGCGCTCGAAGCTGGCCGAAGCTTCCGGAGTGGGAATGATCTGCTCGAGGAAGCGGCCCACGTCCTCTGCTGCAAGCGCAAGACCGATGATCCTTGCGCCTGCCTTCGGCGGGACGAAGCGCGCGCAGAAGTCCTGGGCCACCTCCAATGCCTCGAAGAAGCACGGCCAGCGAAAGCCCTGCTCAAAGTGGCGGTCGGCCCACGCATGCACCTCAGGCAAGCGCTCTGTCGCAATGCCGAAGCGAGCAGCGATCTCCGCGCGCTTCGCGTCCTCCATCCGCACCCACGAGAGGATCCAGCTGTCGACGACATCCGCAAGACACGCGGACGCCGTGCACAGCACAGGCGGCAGCAGCGCTGCGTCCATCTGCGCCGGGCGCGGGAAGGGGAGCGCCACCACATAGCCTGCGCTCACCCAGCGCTGGGGTTCGGGCTTCGTCACGCGCGCGGCGCTACCGCCCCGCGCCCACCGGCTCCGCGGAGGTCTGCCCCTCGCGCCAGTCGCCCGTGAGGCACGCGAGGAAGAAGATGGGGCCCACCAGCGCCTGCAGCAGGTTGGTGAGGAAGGCGGGGGACTTCTTCTCCCACACCGAGTGCCCCGCGAGCTGCACCAGCCAGCCGCCCACGGCGATCGCCACCACCACCGGCCACGGCGTCATGCGGCCGAGCGGGAAGCACAGCGCGAGGAACACCGCCATCATCAGGCCCAGCTTCACGCTCATCCGCAGGTACCAGACGAGCGCCGCCGCCACCGCCACCATCGCCAGCGTCACCGTGAAGCCGCCCACCTGGAACAGCCGCACCCAGTCCAGCATCGCCACGATGTGGAACACGATGAGCGGGATGGCGAGCTTGTGCGTCAGGCGGTTCGTCGGATGACGGTGGCTCTCGGCGTAGTCCACGAAGAGGGCGCGAAGGGCAGGGCTCATGGGGCGGAGTGTGGCCCGCAGCCGCGCGGTGGGCAACCCGACACCCTCACCCTGGCCCTCTCCCAGGGGGAGAGGGGACACTCAGTCGTCCACGGACATGTACTGCGCCCTCGCCGGCACGCTCACCAGGCGGCCCTCCGGGAGGATCCACGCGTTGAGCCGCCCGCCGTACACGCACCCCGAGTCCAGCCCCAGCGCGTGCGGGTAGCGCTGCAGGCCGCGCATCGCGTCGTGCCCGAAGACGACCGTCTCCGGCCCCTTCCACTGGCTCGCCCACGGCACCCCGTTGTCGATGCGCTTGCTCGGTGCGCCCTCGGGGGTGATGGAGCGCAGGTTGAGCAGGAGGTTCGAGTCCTGCGCCTCCAGCGCCACGCCCGGCACCAGGCCGCCGTGTACGGCGATGACGTTGAGCTCGGGGAAGCGCCGGTAGAGCGGCTGCGCTTCCAGGTACGCCCAGTCCTCGGGCGCGAGCGTGTCCAGCACGCGCTGGTGCTCGCGCTTGAGCTTGCGCCCGTCCGCGCGCACCCCGCCGCGCGCACGCGCCCCGAGCACGTGCGCGTCGTGGTTGCCGCGCACCGCGAGCAGCCCCCGCTCGCGCGCGAGCCGCACCACGCCGGCCGAGTCCGGCCCCTTGGCCACCAGGTCTCCCACCAGCACCACCCGGTCGGACTGCGAGTACGCGCAGGCCTGCAGCAGCTCCTCTAGTTCCAGGAGGCAGCCGTGCACGTCTCCGATGAACACTGTGCGCGGGGGCGGAGGGGAGCTCACCGCGACGTAGTACCGCGCGCCCCCGGCCTGCGCTACACCCGTGAGCCACATGCCCGCACTCCGCTCGACGCTGCTCCCGCTCGCCCTACTCCTCGGTGCCGCTGGCCTCGGCTGCACGGGTTCCCAGGCCACCTCGGGCCCCCCGGGGGGCGCTCCGCCGCCGCCCGTGCAGGCCTCGCGTCCGCCGATGCCCCGGCCCGTCGCCCCCAAGCTGCGCCTGCCGGAGGGCGTCAAGCCCACCGCCTACTCCGCCATGCTGGTCATCCACCCGGACGAGCCGCGCTTCGCGGGCCGGGTGGAGATCGAGGTCGACCTCGAGCAGCCCACGGACACCATCTGGCTGCACGCGCACGAGCTGTGGGTGGAGCAGGCGCACGTGCAGGTGGGCGATGCGCGCTTCCCGCTCGAGGCGCGGCGCGGCGACGACGACTTCCTCGGCCTGCACGCGATGCAGCCGCTGCCCAAGGGGCACGCGAAGGTGAGCGTGGCGTACACCGGCCGGCTCTCCACCCGCGAGGTGGACGGCGTGTTCCGCGTGCAGGAGGGCAACGACTGGTACGTCTTCACCCAGTTCGAGCCGCTCGCCGCGCGCACCGCCTTCCCCTGCTTCGACGAGCCGGGCTTCAAGACGCCCTGGACGCTGACGCTGGTGGTGCCGCAGGGGCAGACGGCGGTGACGAACACGCCGCAGGTGTCCGCGCAGAACCGCCCGGACGGGATGCAGGTGGTGAAGTTCGCCCCGAGCGAGCCGCTGCCCAGCTACCTCGTGGCCTTCGGCGTGGGCCCCTTCGACGTGAAGGAGGCGAAGCCCTCCGGCTCCCGGAAGGTGCCCACGCGCATCCTCACCCCGCGAGGGCGCGCCGTGGAGGCGACCTACGCGGCCGAGGTCACCCCGGCCATCATCGACCAGCTGGAGAAGTACTTCGGCATCCCCTACCCGTACGCGAAGTTGGACCTGCTCGCGGTGCCGCTGCTGGACGGCGCGATGGAGAACGCCGGCCTCGTCACCTTCAACTCGGGCAGCATCCTCAGCCGCCCGGACGAGGACACGCTCTCGCGCCAGCGCCGCTTCGCCTCGGTGGACGCGCACGAGCTCGCGCACCAGTGGTTCGGTGACCTGGTCACCATGGCCTGGTGGGACGACCTCTGGCTCAACGAGGCCTTCGCCACCTGGATGTCCAGTCACGTGCTGGTGGACTGGCAGCCCACGTGGGGCGAGTCGCTCGAGCGCGTGTCCGGGCGCAGCGAGGCGCTGCAGGACGACAGCCTGGTGAGCGCGCGGCGCATCCGCCAGCCCATCGAGAGCGAGAACGACGTGTACAACGCCTTCGACGGCATCACCTACGGCAAGGGCGCCGCGGTGCTGCGCATGACCGAGGCGTGGCTGGGCGCGGACGTGTTCCAGAAGGGCGTGCAGCGCCACCTGAAGGGCCACGCCTACGGCAGCGCCACGGTGGACGACTTCGTGCACGCGCTCGCCGCCGAGGCCGGCAAGGACCTGGGCCCGGTGCTCTCCACCTTCCTCGAGCAGACGGGTGCGCCGCTGGTGAGCGCGAAGCTCGAGTGCCAGAAGGGGCAGGGCACGGCCACGCTGCGCCTCGCGCAGGAGCGCTACCGCCCGGTGGGCAGCAAGGCGGACGCGGCGC
It contains:
- a CDS encoding DUF4287 domain-containing protein, with translation MPQKKPAAKAVPVKGPASYFPSIEKTYGRPIAEWKALIRKRGGGKHMELVSWLKSEHGLGHGHANALVAHTLQEDAGGAKG
- a CDS encoding DUF962 domain-containing protein, which codes for MSPALRALFVDYAESHRHPTNRLTHKLAIPLIVFHIVAMLDWVRLFQVGGFTVTLAMVAVAAALVWYLRMSVKLGLMMAVFLALCFPLGRMTPWPVVVAIAVGGWLVQLAGHSVWEKKSPAFLTNLLQALVGPIFFLACLTGDWREGQTSAEPVGAGR
- a CDS encoding metallophosphoesterase, whose amino-acid sequence is MWLTGVAQAGGARYYVAVSSPPPPRTVFIGDVHGCLLELEELLQACAYSQSDRVVLVGDLVAKGPDSAGVVRLARERGLLAVRGNHDAHVLGARARGGVRADGRKLKREHQRVLDTLAPEDWAYLEAQPLYRRFPELNVIAVHGGLVPGVALEAQDSNLLLNLRSITPEGAPSKRIDNGVPWASQWKGPETVVFGHDAMRGLQRYPHALGLDSGCVYGGRLNAWILPEGRLVSVPARAQYMSVDD
- a CDS encoding M1 family metallopeptidase, with product MPRPVAPKLRLPEGVKPTAYSAMLVIHPDEPRFAGRVEIEVDLEQPTDTIWLHAHELWVEQAHVQVGDARFPLEARRGDDDFLGLHAMQPLPKGHAKVSVAYTGRLSTREVDGVFRVQEGNDWYVFTQFEPLAARTAFPCFDEPGFKTPWTLTLVVPQGQTAVTNTPQVSAQNRPDGMQVVKFAPSEPLPSYLVAFGVGPFDVKEAKPSGSRKVPTRILTPRGRAVEATYAAEVTPAIIDQLEKYFGIPYPYAKLDLLAVPLLDGAMENAGLVTFNSGSILSRPDEDTLSRQRRFASVDAHELAHQWFGDLVTMAWWDDLWLNEAFATWMSSHVLVDWQPTWGESLERVSGRSEALQDDSLVSARRIRQPIESENDVYNAFDGITYGKGAAVLRMTEAWLGADVFQKGVQRHLKGHAYGSATVDDFVHALAAEAGKDLGPVLSTFLEQTGAPLVSAKLECQKGQGTATLRLAQERYRPVGSKADAAQTWKVPLCVRYAAGAGSQRACTLLDGKEGALQLEAPKGCPAWVMPNADGAGYYRSALEPAALQALLSTHARQLTAEERVALLGDAGALVRANRLPVADAMALVRSYAGAPEREVVLAAVDLLGVLREELLPAELLPERERFVREVFAGRARVLGLTPKEGESEDARLLRPKLVALVAQHGHDETLINQAQVLAQRWLANHGVLEPERVDPVLAVAAAGNDPQLHAALLAEVKRAPDRKLRQQLLRALSNFQDPALVRANLALVLQGNLDPREAGDLLFGAANDVRTRQTTYDWVKQNYDTLAGRLPESVTGRIALLAQGFCSPEARADVASFFGPRNEKAQGGPRTLANVLEEIDLCVALKEAQGASAAAFLKPAAANGKTAP